TCCGACTTCCTACGAATCCATGGCAGATGATAGCAAGAGGCACGCGCTGTTGGTGATTTCCCTCCTTGATGTCTTTGACGACAGGATAATGAATCGTGGCTGTTAATTCTTCTTGCCCATGACGAATACTGATCTGACGCTCCATGCCCATTTCCCCTTTCCATTCTTCCCTGCTCATGTTCAATTTGTTAATTATATATAAATCCGATAAGTTTAATGTGTATTAAGATGATATTAGTATATTATCATCCTGTGAACCTCAAGTCAACGCGAGGAAATGTCCATTTCCAGACGTACCTTGTCTACATTTTATCGGTAATTTCGCAAAAAAAATGAGCCAAGCTGACCACAGCTGACTCGAATTATTTCTAATACTTAAAGTCACTACTCATAACTGCGACGGAACATCTCATGAGTCTCCACTCGACCCTGCCATTCATGTTCATGAACCGAATTCGAGCTCCCCCAGAAGCTCCCTGACTGAAAGGTTCCATCTGTATACTCTTCCGCATATTCAACATCCTCCAACGTCTCCTCCATTGGCACAACCTCATCCGTTACTCCACGGGAGTTGCTATTCAGCAGCAGCTTCCTTGTTAGTTTATCCGTTTGTTGATCCATACCTGCCACACTCCAATCCCTGGTTTCTGTTGGAAATGCTACTATTGTGGTGGAATCGGCTGTACTTTATTCATTCTTCACACAATCGTTAGAACTTGACGAGCACTTACGCATATTAATGGCGAACCACGGAGAACCTAAGCAAAATATTATAGCCAACATTTGCCTCTGATTCCTTCTGGCGAAAGGGTTGAATTCATGGAACACATCTTGGAATGGATTCGTAGTCACGGAAAACTGGTGCTGTTATGCACCTGTGTCATTCTGGCCTGTGCAGGGCTATGGTCGAATCGTAAACAGTTGTTTTATAAGGAATGACTTTGCGAAACGAGAGCCCTTCCCGTATACTAAAATACCGTCAGGGTCTCCAGATCACCGGGGATCAGAACGTGTGTAGACAGGGGGAGCAATCATTGGGGATTTCCTATAAAAAGTTGAAAGAAATACAGAATCGGCAAATGACCGAAATGAGTAAGATGACACCGGAGCATGTAAAACTGTTTGATCAGATCAGCACCATTGCGCGCCAAGCACCTGCCGATGAGAGAACGCAGGAAGAATGGATTCTCTCGGCTGGAAGAGCCATCGTACAAGCTCAGCGTGACGGTAAGCCTGCTCGCGAGTTATATGGACCTAATCTGGAACAACATATCTATTCACAACTAGGAGTAGCAGATGATAATAATCCGGCTGCAACTGCTGGCGAAATTCATATGGACTCATCCAGAGCTTCAAGTAAGGCTGTACAGAGCTCCGGAAGCAAATCCAATAAAACAACCAGTACCTCAGCCAAAAAGACCGCAGCGGTTGAAGCGGAACCCGCGGAGACTCCGGATCAAGTGAAACGGACGCCTAAATGGTACTTCATGATCTCTTGGGCAGCTTTGTCTTTTGTCATGCTGATTCAAGGTGCAGTTGGATTATTTATTGGCTGGACGGGTGGAGATACGGAACCATTTAGCCATATCAGCCTGTTCTCCCTTATCGTTGCGGCGGTTGGAGGTATTGCACTGGTTGAAATGCTTCGTCGCCTTGCTGAGCGTCCAGATGATCAGGGAGCAGACAAGACGGCCAGACCACAGATCAACCTTCGTGGGATCGCCATCTATATCGTTATCGTTGTGCTTGTCTTATTTGTAGGATATCCGTTGCGTGACAGCCTTCCCGTATTTACGCTGGCTCCGTGGATAAGTCTTGTGATCGGTATTGTGGGCTTGGCTACGTTGAGACCACTATTTGGACAAAAGAAAGCATAAGGATGCTGATGCCCTTGGTGGGGCAGTAGCATTGGGTATATCGTACAGTAATGTGGTGTGCGAAGATTAAAGTACGAATGAAGTACGACATTCGGTGATGAGATAGATCAGATTATCGAGTGTCCAAAAAGGGGCCATAATGGCCCCTAGCCAGCTGTTGAGAAGTTCTCGACAGCTATTTTTATTTTTAGACCGTTCAGAAAAAGCTCATAATGCTCTTTATCTATCAGAGGTAAAGGTGATCATGTGCCACACCTTATGAGTAACCTTACATACAGTCAGTAGCTCGTATGAAGCTGATCCCGCCTCCCGAAAGGAAGGGCTTATCATACTTCATATAGATGATCCACAGAACCCGTAGAGTCTCTCTCCATTTTGAGCTGAATGCGATGTTTGATTTCCTTGCCCGGGGTCTCTCCGAATTCTCGCTTATACATGCGGATAAAGTAGTTCACTTCCATACCAACCGTCTCCGCAGCCTCTCTTACACTTGCTCGTGGGTGCTTGTCCAGCCATTCCGATGCCTTGTGCAAACGTAATCGCTGCATGTACTGATGTCCCGTCACCCCATGTCTCTGGTGAAATAATCGGTTCAGGTGCTGCACTGAATAACCAACAGCTTCAGCTACATGCTTCAGCAGCAGATCATCCTGGTAGTGTGTATGCATCAGCGACACTGCTCGAGTGAATGCTTCATTTGCCGATTCCGACTCGCGCTCAGAACGTGTTAACGACCTACGCCTTGCTTCTCGCTCTTCTGTCTCATCATGCAGCGGGAGGATGTAACGAGACATGTCCAGAATAAGCTGGTAGATGATCGTTGAGCTGTTCCACATTTCAGTCATCCCATCGTCCAGCGAGTGCCAGATCCCCGTCACTCTTGACCAGAACTGTTCAAATTCGGACAAACGCCGTGGCCCCATTGGCAGCAGTCCCGCCGACCGAAGCACCGCCCCCGCCGCCTCTCCACCAATGCCAATATATCCAAGCTCCCCGTGTGTTTTGGAATACGGAATATACTCATGTGCCACCCCCGGTTCGATCACGAACAGTTCAGCTGCCGATACTGTCCATGCTCCTTCACCTGGAACCTTAAATTCTCCCTTGCCGCTGCGTAACAAAAAAAGCTGATACACCGGAAATCCATCCGGTCTGAACTGGACCTTCTCTTCTTGTGTTCCCACACAATACAGATACAGAGGCAACCGGGAATCCGGCAGGCCGGTCAAGCGAAATGCAAGCATTCCATCATTCCTTTCGGATCATGCTCTTCTTTCTCCTATTATCCATCGGTTGACTCGTTGCAGCAACGGTCAAAGGAACCTTTTTGGTGACAGGATTTTTAAAATGGATTACATACGATTCACAAAATCTACTGCGATGACACAACAACTTTTAAGATGATAAATAAAAAAACTCCCCTTCTCATTTGGAAAGGGAGGCTGAGTGTTAACATAACTGAAAGATAAGATTGTTGGTTCTTGGAGTGGCCGTTCCGGTTACGGATCGTTCTTTCGATCGCTGTTGTCTCCAAATTTTTTTTGATTCAACCTCTATAAGGTTTAAATTCGGAGACAAAGGCGAGCGCTACCGCTTCTTCAGAATCGATTCCGTCCCCTCCACTACTTCTGGAGCTCAAAACGAACTACTTACCTTGTTTAACGTTAATCTTACTTTATTATTATGAAGATGGTGTATCTCCAGCTGGTGCTGGTGTATTGTTGCTCCCTTGGTCTGTACCCGTAGGAGCTACCGAAATTGGAAATGTAGCTACTTCTGAATTGTTTTTATACTTAGTATTATCACTAGCCACAGAAACTACCAGAACTTTGTATTCTCCCGCTTCAAAAACTGAACCGTCAGAATCATTGGAGGAAACTCCAATATTCACAGTTGCTGTTCTTGGGTTACTACCAATATTCACTCTTTCTAAAGCTTTTCCAGTATCACCTGAACCACTCTTAGCTTTAACAACGTACACATCATAACGAGAAATTCCTGTTTCATTGCCAGGCTTGGTGAAACTTACACTAATCGAAGTATCCGTTGCCGTCGCCTTCACATCTGCTACCTTCTCTACAAATGTTGGTGACTGTTTTTTAGCATTAATTATGAAAGTAGCTGAATCTATGTTTGATTCACGTTTGCTGTCGGAGGATTCTGATAAAATGTAAGCCGTGTACAACTTGCCCGATACAATAGGTTGCCCATTGATATCATTCAGTGCATTCGGAAGTATAGCATAGCCCCCTGTCGTTTCCAATGATCTGATCACGTTAGGATTGTTTTCTTTTGCAATAGCTTTCGCCAAATTAAGATTAAATGCACTTCCAGTCGGGGCAATCATTACAACATAACGACTGATTCCTACTTTAGAAGCTGGTTCCGTATATCTCAAGGTCACATCCGTTGCATCGCCAGCAGCTTGCTCTTCATTTTTAACTTCTACATCAGTGATTTTAACTGCTCCAACAGCACTTGTTACAGACAATTTAATATCAGCATACGCAGTGGACAGCACATTGGAAGAGTTGCTGGTATTGCTTACTGCAAGCACAAATATACGATAGTTCTCATCATTGCGAATATCTGTACCATCTGTTGCTTTTACATCCTTTAAAGTCAAAGTATAATTTCCGCTTCCGCTAGCTTTATTTACAACCTTATAGTTTGAGTTCCGATTTGCTTCGGCCAAATCGAACCCACCCAAATTCGCCGTTTTGACTGCGAAAACACGATAATGATAAACATTCGTCTCATTAGACGATCTATTAAATGTCACCTGCAAATCACTACCGTCTCCATTATCTCCGATGTCCGCTGCATTCACGTAGGTCGGAGCGGCCACAGTCGAGTTCTGTACTAGCGTAATTTGTGAAGAATAAGATGACAATGCATTCTGGCTGGAATTGCCGCTATTGCTTACCGACAGGACGAACACACGATAAGAAACACCATTAGAGATTCGAGATCCATTAGTATCTACCGCGCTGCTCGGAAGAGTAAATGACTGATTTCCACCCGTTTTGCTCACCTGATAATAATTGTTCGATGCATTAGCCGCGCTCAGTGTGAAGCTGCCTGCATTTCCCGAACGGACCACATATACACGATACGCAGAAACATTGGATTCATCCGAAGCTCTATTAAACGAAACCCGGAGATCGCGCCCATCGCCATAGTCACTCACATCAGCAACCCCGATATTGCTTGCAACGCCAGCATTACTATTCGTTGTCAGTCTCAACAGCGTTGACGACGAAGACAGCGCATTAGTATATCCATTCTGCTGGTTGCCTACAGCCATAACGTAGATTCGATAATCTTGCAGATTCGTTACGTTATAACCACTTGTGTCCTTCAT
Above is a window of Paenibacillus sp. E222 DNA encoding:
- a CDS encoding AraC family transcriptional regulator, whose protein sequence is MLAFRLTGLPDSRLPLYLYCVGTQEEKVQFRPDGFPVYQLFLLRSGKGEFKVPGEGAWTVSAAELFVIEPGVAHEYIPYSKTHGELGYIGIGGEAAGAVLRSAGLLPMGPRRLSEFEQFWSRVTGIWHSLDDGMTEMWNSSTIIYQLILDMSRYILPLHDETEEREARRRSLTRSERESESANEAFTRAVSLMHTHYQDDLLLKHVAEAVGYSVQHLNRLFHQRHGVTGHQYMQRLRLHKASEWLDKHPRASVREAAETVGMEVNYFIRMYKREFGETPGKEIKHRIQLKMERDSTGSVDHLYEV
- a CDS encoding DUF1129 family protein, translated to MGISYKKLKEIQNRQMTEMSKMTPEHVKLFDQISTIARQAPADERTQEEWILSAGRAIVQAQRDGKPARELYGPNLEQHIYSQLGVADDNNPAATAGEIHMDSSRASSKAVQSSGSKSNKTTSTSAKKTAAVEAEPAETPDQVKRTPKWYFMISWAALSFVMLIQGAVGLFIGWTGGDTEPFSHISLFSLIVAAVGGIALVEMLRRLAERPDDQGADKTARPQINLRGIAIYIVIVVLVLFVGYPLRDSLPVFTLAPWISLVIGIVGLATLRPLFGQKKA
- a CDS encoding copper amine oxidase N-terminal domain-containing protein, yielding MRKAGGRQVKKVMSALAVSAMLMSALPTSVMDAAARISIYINDAELSSAQAPVMKGGRVLVPLRSIFEGLDATVKYTNKTKTITANRGDQEVSLKLGSKTAYINGEAVALDVPANTIKGNTMVPIRFVSEAFGEKVFWNSRNQRVDIKTTSTPPVDETQYAAWNIYGAVSGSNGDGRDLTVSFTRPTSEKAVSAYRIMLVKTRDVNSFTESAASAVPSSNYTSISPNGTDPRLTLNAQTRDVNGDLLNSNETYRLYVLTVGNSNNSYKNQLAWSTQSIKLNNVKTTVQPVTGLRIADISDYGDGRDLEINFTQPSTTSNITYYRAFVVKAKDASSFNLTTANNVSSSNSTIIYKGNSAAVKTQLSSSTRDTSGELIKNGTSYVVYIVSVSSNAATADNKLSTVSSSLTLGVNTATAPVITQVKDNSDYGDGRDIQVSFNRSSDESRVANYRIFVVRNSVSSSFNLTTASNLSSSLYYNVNKTGNNITTTLPSSMKDTSGYNVTNLQDYRIYVMAVGNQQNGYTNALSSSSTLLRLTTNSNAGVASNIGVADVSDYGDGRDLRVSFNRASDESNVSAYRVYVVRSGNAGSFTLSAANASNNYYQVSKTGGNQSFTLPSSAVDTNGSRISNGVSYRVFVLSVSNSGNSSQNALSSYSSQITLVQNSTVAAPTYVNAADIGDNGDGSDLQVTFNRSSNETNVYHYRVFAVKTANLGGFDLAEANRNSNYKVVNKASGSGNYTLTLKDVKATDGTDIRNDENYRIFVLAVSNTSNSSNVLSTAYADIKLSVTSAVGAVKITDVEVKNEEQAAGDATDVTLRYTEPASKVGISRYVVMIAPTGSAFNLNLAKAIAKENNPNVIRSLETTGGYAILPNALNDINGQPIVSGKLYTAYILSESSDSKRESNIDSATFIINAKKQSPTFVEKVADVKATATDTSISVSFTKPGNETGISRYDVYVVKAKSGSGDTGKALERVNIGSNPRTATVNIGVSSNDSDGSVFEAGEYKVLVVSVASDNTKYKNNSEVATFPISVAPTGTDQGSNNTPAPAGDTPSS